In one window of Neisseria subflava DNA:
- a CDS encoding tyrosine recombinase XerC produces the protein MAESNHFALHFERYLKTLLQQGKSEHTVSAYRRDLSELMRLLPDNLENGLPTRRDFVAVLKKLSQKGLSESSLARKLSVWRQYCSWLVQIEVMESDPTFNMKAPRLPERLPKALPQEPLNHILDHAPVDDELDVRDKAMFELMYGSGLRLSEIQGLNLDGIVLDEGWVSVRGKGGKQRQVPLVAKSIAALRDYLAVRIAKEGEQALFTNKNGGRLGQRQIQKRLQAWAVRVGSASHISPHMMRHSYATHLLQASGDIRAVQELLGHSNLSATQVYTKLDFDHLARVYDEAHPRAKRKK, from the coding sequence ATGGCGGAATCAAACCATTTTGCGCTCCATTTTGAACGCTATCTGAAAACCTTGCTGCAACAAGGTAAGTCGGAGCATACCGTTTCCGCTTATCGGCGCGATTTGAGTGAATTGATGCGCCTGTTGCCCGATAATCTTGAAAATGGCCTGCCGACGCGCCGCGATTTTGTGGCGGTATTGAAAAAGCTGTCGCAAAAGGGCTTGAGCGAAAGCAGCTTGGCGCGGAAATTGTCGGTGTGGCGGCAGTATTGCAGTTGGCTGGTGCAGATAGAAGTCATGGAAAGCGACCCGACATTTAATATGAAAGCGCCGCGCCTGCCCGAACGCCTGCCTAAAGCGCTGCCGCAAGAACCTTTAAACCATATCCTTGACCATGCACCGGTTGATGACGAGTTGGATGTACGCGATAAGGCCATGTTTGAATTGATGTATGGCAGCGGTTTGCGCCTGAGCGAGATACAAGGTTTGAATCTGGACGGTATCGTCTTGGACGAAGGCTGGGTCAGTGTGAGGGGTAAAGGCGGCAAGCAGCGGCAAGTGCCTTTGGTGGCTAAAAGCATTGCGGCATTGCGCGATTATTTGGCGGTGCGTATTGCCAAAGAGGGCGAACAGGCCTTGTTTACCAATAAAAACGGCGGCAGGCTGGGGCAACGTCAAATCCAAAAACGCCTGCAGGCGTGGGCAGTGCGCGTGGGCAGTGCCAGCCATATCTCGCCGCACATGATGCGCCACAGCTATGCAACCCATCTTTTGCAGGCATCGGGCGATATCCGCGCTGTGCAGGAATTGTTGGGACACAGCAATCTTTCTGCTACGCAAGTTTATACAAAGCTGGATTTCGACCATTTGGCGCGCGTTTATGATGAAGCGCACCCAAGGGCGAAACGGAAAAAATAA
- a CDS encoding acyl-CoA thioesterase — MDRISVTACDKPLFQTALTVQVGDVNYGGHLANDAVLRLCHEVRMRWLATLGWSEMDAGGAGLIMADAAVQYLAQGHHGDELSVEMGAAGVAGVGFSLLYRIRRISDGLVLAKVQTGMVCFDYGKQRVCRLPSALKTALEAV, encoded by the coding sequence ATGGATAGGATTTCGGTGACCGCATGTGATAAGCCTTTGTTTCAGACGGCCTTGACGGTGCAGGTGGGCGATGTGAACTATGGCGGCCATCTGGCGAACGATGCGGTGTTGCGTTTGTGCCATGAAGTGCGGATGCGTTGGCTGGCGACGCTGGGTTGGAGCGAAATGGATGCCGGAGGGGCAGGCCTGATTATGGCGGATGCGGCGGTGCAGTATTTGGCGCAAGGTCATCATGGTGATGAGCTATCGGTGGAAATGGGGGCGGCGGGTGTAGCCGGTGTGGGCTTTTCTTTGTTGTACCGTATCCGCAGGATTTCAGACGGCCTTGTGCTGGCGAAAGTGCAGACAGGCATGGTGTGTTTCGATTATGGCAAGCAACGAGTTTGCCGTTTGCCTTCGGCATTGAAAACGGCGTTGGAGGCCGTCTGA
- the fba gene encoding class II fructose-bisphosphate aldolase (catalyzes the reversible aldol condensation of dihydroxyacetonephosphate and glyceraldehyde 3-phosphate in the Calvin cycle, glycolysis, and/or gluconeogenesis): MALVSMRQLLDHAAENSYGLPAFNVNNLEQMRAIMEAADQVNAPVIVQASAGARKYAGAPFLRHLILAAVEEFPHIPVVMHQDHGASPDVCQRSIQLGFSSVMMDGSLMEDGKTPSSYEYNVNATRTVVNFSHACGVSVEGEIGVLGNLETGEAGEEDGIGAVGKLSHDQMLTSVEDAVRFVKDTGVDALAIAVGTSHGAYKFTRPPTGDVLRIDRIKEIHQALPNTHIVMHGSSSVPQEWLKVINEHGGKIGETYGVPVEEIVEGIKHGVRKVNIDTDLRLASTGAIRRFMAENPSEFDPRKYLSKTVEAMKQICLDRYLAFGCEGQAGKIKPISLEKMATKYAKGELNQIVK, from the coding sequence ATGGCACTCGTATCCATGCGCCAATTATTGGACCATGCAGCCGAAAACAGCTACGGTCTGCCCGCATTCAACGTTAACAACCTCGAACAGATGCGCGCCATCATGGAGGCGGCCGACCAAGTCAACGCCCCCGTTATCGTTCAAGCATCCGCAGGCGCACGCAAATACGCAGGTGCCCCATTCCTGCGCCATCTGATTTTGGCAGCAGTCGAAGAATTCCCGCACATCCCTGTCGTAATGCACCAAGACCACGGCGCATCTCCTGACGTGTGCCAACGCTCCATCCAACTGGGCTTCTCCTCCGTAATGATGGACGGCTCGCTGATGGAAGACGGCAAAACCCCTTCTTCTTACGAATACAACGTCAACGCCACCCGTACCGTCGTTAACTTCTCCCATGCTTGCGGCGTGTCCGTTGAAGGCGAAATCGGCGTATTGGGCAACCTGGAAACCGGCGAAGCCGGCGAGGAAGACGGCATCGGCGCAGTGGGCAAACTTTCCCACGACCAAATGCTGACCAGCGTTGAAGATGCCGTACGTTTCGTTAAAGATACCGGCGTTGACGCATTGGCTATTGCCGTCGGCACCAGCCACGGCGCATACAAATTTACCCGTCCGCCCACAGGCGATGTATTGCGTATCGACCGCATCAAAGAAATCCACCAAGCCCTGCCGAACACCCACATCGTGATGCACGGCTCCAGCTCCGTTCCGCAAGAATGGCTGAAAGTCATCAACGAACACGGCGGCAAAATCGGTGAAACCTACGGCGTACCGGTTGAAGAAATCGTCGAAGGCATCAAACACGGTGTGCGCAAAGTCAACATCGACACCGACTTGCGTCTCGCCTCTACCGGTGCCATCCGCCGCTTCATGGCAGAAAACCCATCCGAATTCGACCCGCGCAAATACTTGAGCAAAACCGTCGAAGCCATGAAACAAATCTGTCTTGACCGCTACCTCGCATTCGGTTGCGAAGGCCAAGCCGGCAAAATCAAACCGATTTCTTTGGAAAAAATGGCAACCAAATACGCCAAAGGCGAATTGAACCAAATCGTTAAATAA
- a CDS encoding glycosyltransferase family 2 protein: protein MKLAVILPTYCAEAYLPECLDSVLNQTFRNFFVIAINDASTDKTGEILEAYAAKDSRLQVFHLPENRGRTVCLPICHGYAQRRRGRICGTNGCGRYLRLGSF, encoded by the coding sequence ATGAAACTCGCCGTTATTTTGCCGACCTATTGTGCCGAAGCTTATTTGCCCGAATGCTTGGATTCGGTATTGAATCAAACATTCCGCAACTTTTTCGTCATCGCCATCAACGATGCTTCAACAGATAAAACCGGCGAAATCCTCGAAGCTTACGCAGCTAAAGATTCACGTTTGCAGGTTTTCCATCTTCCGGAAAACAGGGGGCGAACCGTTTGCCTGCCAATTTGCCATGGATATGCTCAAAGACGTAGAGGTCGAATATGTGGCACGAATGGATGCGGACGATATTTGCGCCTTGGATCGTTTTGA
- a CDS encoding glycosyltransferase, translating into MDMLKDVEVEYVARMDADDICALDRFEKQIQFLDSHPEIDIVGSQATIFFNDQTGREPILSDLPLLDKDIKALLSFAAQNMFNPTTMWRHDSIKNLEINYTATETAPDFHMWVQCALHGKTFANLPESLLSYRIHTAQESKKKDKINRSVQYTMELWFSHLFPELNPVEVTLLSRILHEKQLRLTTEELKTIFAAYDRISKDRSISLFGEDRNTLFGMIDKFFNFLKSRLKFT; encoded by the coding sequence ATGGATATGCTCAAAGACGTAGAGGTCGAATATGTGGCACGAATGGATGCGGACGATATTTGCGCCTTGGATCGTTTTGAAAAACAGATTCAGTTTTTAGACAGCCATCCCGAAATCGATATTGTCGGCAGCCAAGCCACCATCTTTTTCAACGACCAAACCGGAAGAGAACCCATTTTAAGCGACCTCCCCCTGCTCGACAAAGACATTAAAGCCCTTCTCTCCTTTGCCGCCCAAAACATGTTCAACCCCACCACCATGTGGCGGCACGACAGCATTAAAAACCTTGAGATAAACTACACCGCGACAGAAACCGCGCCCGATTTCCATATGTGGGTGCAATGCGCCCTACATGGCAAAACCTTTGCCAACCTGCCCGAGTCTTTGTTGTCTTATAGGATACACACAGCTCAAGAAAGCAAAAAAAAAGACAAAATCAACCGATCCGTCCAATACACCATGGAATTGTGGTTCAGCCACCTTTTCCCTGAATTAAACCCAGTAGAAGTCACCCTCTTAAGCCGAATCTTGCATGAAAAGCAACTGCGTTTAACCACTGAAGAGCTGAAAACCATTTTTGCCGCTTATGACAGAATAAGCAAAGACCGCAGCATTTCATTGTTTGGCGAAGACCGCAATACGTTGTTTGGCATGATAGACAAGTTCTTCAATTTCTTAAAAAGCCGGTTGAAATTCACTTAA